Proteins encoded in a region of the Hirundo rustica isolate bHirRus1 chromosome 10, bHirRus1.pri.v3, whole genome shotgun sequence genome:
- the EIF4G1 gene encoding eukaryotic translation initiation factor 4 gamma 1 isoform X5: MNKAPQPTGGAPTAPHPAPSPGLPQPTFPPGQTAPVVFNPAPNSQMNTPSQPRQHFYQNRAQPPASASRVQSNTTARPGPPAHVYPAASQVMMIPSQISYTPSQGAYYIPGQGRSTYVVPTQQYPVQPGAPSFYPGASPTEFGTYAGAYYPAQGVQQFSAGVPAAQVIVSQQPPIPPKRERKTIRIRDPNQGGKDITEEIMSGARTSSTPTPPQAGSGLEPQANGETPHVAVIVRPDDRPKPALVVSKPVSLEPSKSASPSPPPPLIPEVEPVVLSPVTLVPMEPPADTDTKAEQGEAPPDPQKTLSAITTVPGAAELPLVPAPNMDTVAAEEEEEEEEEVAIPLPEPTLQEPVPPEVLPVPVVPSMPAVPLVPAAPSPPPVVAQAPEAPAKPASPSPPPPREEPCPEPTAEANGVLEETPETVPEAPVCQPVPVSEPVPVPTLDSPIAQPEELPLPNGMEGTSKVEPSEEQPESDVSPISEPEEPAQPGTPASPPAEEEEEESEGPGETQERSLSPAPAPSQISEATAQVAMSVPKKKRRMKDLNKKEAVGDLLDAFKESQTGDSASEVENKPPMSASPSEAEDVAPARPQEESEETWEEKEDKLAPEKGKAAGQKYGYKEEQWKPLNPEEKKRYDREFLLGFQFIFASMQKPEGLPQITDVVLDKANKTPLRTIDPIRFTGMNCSPDFTPSFANLGRPVMGSRGLPSGLGPRRSQQNPRKEPRKIIATVSLNEDVKLNKAEKAWKPSSKRASEEEDPENIKTQELLRRVRSILNKLTPQMFQQLMKQVMELSIDTEERLKGVIDLVFEKAISEPNFSVAYANMCRCLMGLKVPTTDKPTVTVNFRKLLLNRCQKEFEKDKDDDEIFEKRQKEMDDASAPEEKARMKDELEEARDKARRRSLGNIKFIGELFKLKMLTEAIMHDCVVKLLKNHDEESLECLCRLLTTIGKDLDFEKAKPRMDQYFNQMEKIIKEKKTSSRIRFMLQDVIDLRRSSWVPRRGDQGPKTIDQIHKEAEMEEHREHIKVQQLMSKDKRRGPPGPSSSGRSSLVADDGWNTVPISKGNRPIDTSRLTKITKPGSIDSNNQLFAPGGRLSWGKGSSGGSGAKPADSASDSGRPATSTLNRFSALQQSTPAESPESRRVVQRSSSSRDRSEKAGDRGDRESRSEKGSDRLERPDRAERTDRNRSALTKRSFSKETEDRSREREKQGGPEAVRKAASMTEERDRSRETIKQEPAPPATSTKPALSEEELEKKSKAIIEEYLHINDMKEALQCVQELGSPSSLYIFVQNGIESTLERSTISREHMGVLLCQLVKAGTLSKEQYYKGLREILEIAEDMEIDIPHIWLYLAELITPILQEEGIPMEELFREITKPLVPIGKATTLLVEVLGLLCKGMGQKTAGKLWRDGGLSWKEFLPEDQDVNKFVTEQKLEYTMGDSSDMPSRKELTSEELCKQMDKLLKENPNNQRIYDWIEANLSEQQVSSNAFIRALMTSVCHLAIVFENPYRVDSMVIHNQAKLLQKYLRDEQKELQALYALQALVVKLDQPPNLLRMFFDALYDEDVIKEEAFYKWESSKDPAEQQGKGVALKSVTAFFTWLREAEDESDNN; encoded by the exons ATGAACAAAGCTCCACAGCCCACAGGAGGAGCCCCGACTGCCCCACACCCTGCCCCTTCTCCCGGACTGCCGCAG CCGACGTTCCCACCTGGTCAGACGGCACCTGTGGTTTTTAACCCGGCACCGAACTCACAAATGAATACGCCTTCCCAGCCACGCCAG CATTTCTACCAGAACAGGGCACAGCCTCCCGCCAGTGCATCCCGCGTGCAGAGTAACACgacggctcggcccggccctcCTGCCCATGTGTatccagctgcttcccaggtgATGATGATACCCTCCCAGATATCCTACACACCTTCCCAAGGAGCCTATTACATTCCCGGACAG GGTCGCTCCACATACGTTGTCCCGACCCAACAGTACCCGGTCCAACCTGGCGCCCCTAGTTTTTACCCTggagccagccccacagagtTCGGGACTTACG CGGGTGCGTATTACCCGGCGCAGGGGGTGCAGCAGTTCTCAGCGGgggtccctgctgcccaggtCATTGTGAGCCAGCAACCACCGATTCCCCCAAAACGAGAACGCAAGACG ATCCGAATACGAGACCCCAACCAAGGCGGCAAAGAtattacagaagaaattatgtCTGGAGCAAGGACCTCATCCACCCCCACCCCTCCACAG GCAGGAAGCGGTTTGGAGCCCCAGGCCAATGGAGAGACCCCCCATGTAGCAGTTATTGTCCGGCCCG ATGACCGCCCGAAGCCCGCGCTGGTGGTGAGCAAGCCTgtctccctggagcccagcAAGTCGGCATCCCCATCGCCTCCCCCTCCCCTGATCCCCGAGGTGGAGCCCGTGGTGCTCTCTCCTGTGACGCTGGTGCCAATGGAGCCTCCCGCGGACACGGACACGAAAGCGGAGCAGGGCGAGGCGCCACCTGACCCGCAAAAGACGTTAAGCGCCATCACTAcagtgccaggggctgcagagctgccccttGTGCCCGCGCCCAACATGGACACTGTGGctgcggaggaggaggaggaagaggaggaggaggttgcTATTCCCCTCCCGGAGCCCACCCTGCAGGAGCCTGTGCCTCCTGAGGTGCTGCCGGTGCCCGTCGTTCCCTCGATGCCAGCCGTGCCCCTGGTGCCGGCTGCGCCGTCGCCGCCGCCCGTTGTAGCACAGGCCCCTGAAGCGCCCGCCAAACCcgcctcccccagccctccaCCGCCCCGGGAagagccctgccctgagcccacTGCTGAGGCCAATGGGGTTTTGGAGGAGACTCCTGAGACGGTCCCTGAGGCGCCCGTGTGCCAGCCAGTGCCGGTCTCTGAGCCAGTGCCTGTGCCCACCCTGGACTCCCCCATTGCCCAGCCTGAAGAGCTGCCTCTACCCAATGGGATGGAGGGCACCAGCAAAGTGGAGCCAAGTGAGGAGCAGCCCGAGTCAGATGTCAGCCCCATCTCAGAGCCTGaggagccagcccagcctggcacccCTGCCTCCCCgcctgcagaggaggaggaggaagagagcgAAGGCCCTGGTGAGACCCAGGAGCGAAGCTtgagcccagcccctgccccttcGCAGATCTCGGAAGCGACCGCACAAG tCGCCATGTCGGTGCCAAAGAAGAAACGAAGGATGAAGGACCTGAACAAGAAGGAGGCAGTAGGTGATTTGCTGGATGCCTTTAAAGAG TCTCAGACCGGTGATAGTGCCTCGGAGGTGGAGAACAAGCCCCCCATGTCTGCCTCTCCCAGTGAAGCAGAGGATGTGGCTCCTGCCCGTCCACAGGAAGAGTCGGAAGAGAcgtgggaggagaaggaagacaAGTTGGCCCCGGAGAAGGGCAAGGCTGCTGGCCAGAAGTATGGCTACAAGGAAg AGCAATGGAAGCCACTAAACCCTGAGGAGAAGAAGCGATATGACCGGGAGTTCCTGCTGGGCTTCCAGTTCATCTTTGCCAGCATGCAGAAACCTGAGGGGCTGCCCCAGATCACAGATGTGGTGCTGGACAAG GCCAACAAGACCCCACTGCGGACAATCGACCCCATCCGCTTCACTGGCATGAACTGCAGCCCTGATTTCACCCCCTCCTTCGCCAACCTTGGCCGGCCTGTCATGGGCAGCCGAGGCCTG CCCTCAGGGTTGGGTCCCCGCCGCTCCCAGCAGAACCCGAGGAAAGAGCCTCGCAAAATCATTGCTACCGTGTCCCTCAATGAGGATGTCAAGCTGAACAAGGCCGAGAAGGCCTGGAAACCCAGCAGCAAACGTGCTTCCGAGGAGGAGGATCCTGAGAATATCAAGACACAG GAACTGCTCCGCCGTGTCCGCAGCATCCTCAACAAGCTGACGCCCCAGATGTTCCAGCAACTGATGAAGCAGGTGATGGAGTTGTCCATCGACACGGAGGAGCGGCTCAAGGGTGTCATTGACCTCGTCTTCGAGAAGGCCATCTCGGAGCCAAACTTCTCTGTTGCCTATGCTAACATGTGCCGTTGCCTTATGGGG CTTAAAGTGCCCACAACAGACAAGCCCACAGTGACTGTGAACTTCCGCAAGCTGCTGCTCAACCGCTGCCAGAAGGAGTTTGAGAAGGACAAGGATGATGACGAGATCTTTGAGAAGCGGCAGAAGGAGATGGATGACGCCAGTGCT CCCGAGGAGAAGGCGCGTATGAAGGATGAGCTGGAGGAGGCGCGGGACAAGGCCCGACGACGATCCCTGGGCAACATCAAGTTCATTGGAGAGCTCTTCAAACTGAAGATGTTGACGGAGGCCATTATGCATGACTGTGTGGTGAAGCTGCTCAAAAATCACGATGAGGAGTCTCTTGAGTGCCTTTGCCGCTTGCTTACGACTATTGGCAAGGACTTGGACTTTGAGAAAGCCAAG CCCAGGATGGACCAGTACTTCAATCAGATGGAGAAGAtcatcaaagagaaaaagacatcATCCAGAATCCGTTTCATGCTGCAGGATGTGATTGACCTAAGACGG agTAGCTGGGTGCCGCGACGAGGAGACCAGGGCCCCAAAACCATCGATCAGATCCACAAGGAAGCAGAGATGGAGGAGCATCGGGAACACATCAAAGTGCAGCAGCTCATGTCAAAGGACAAGAGGAGAGGACCCCCTGGGCCATCCTCCAGTG GGCGCAGTAGCCTGGTTGCAGATGATGGCTGGAACACGGTGCCCATCAGCAAGGGCAACCGGCCCATCGACACCAGCCGGCTAACGAAGATCACCAAG cctggaTCCATCGACTCCAATAACCAGCTCTTTGCACCGGGTGGGCGGCTGAGCTGGGGCAAAGGCAGCAGCGGAGGGTCTGGCGCGAAGCCTGCAGATTCAG CATCTGATTCAGGGCGACCCGCCACGAGCACCTTGAACCGCTTCTCAGCGCTCCAGCAGTCAACGCCGGCCGAGAGCCCGGAGTCCCGCCGTGTGGTGCAGAG gagcagctccagccgtGACAGGTCAGAgaaggctggggacagaggcgACCGGGAGTCGCGTTCGGAGAAGGGCAGCGACCGTCTAGAGCGTCCTGACCGAGCAGAGAGAACAGACAGGAACAGGTCTGCCCTCACCAAGAGGAGCTTCAGCAAAGAGACAGAGGACAGGAGCCGAGAACGGGAGAAGCAGGGCGGCCCCGAGGCTGTGCGCAAGGCTGCGAGCATGACGGAGGAACGGGACCGGAGCAGAGAGACCA TTAAACAAGAGCCAGCACCTCCTGCAACATCCACCAAGCCTGCGCTGTCAGAAGAGGAACTGGAGAAGAAATCCAAGGCCATCATAGAGGAATACCTGCACATCAATGACATGAAG GAGGCCCTGCAGtgtgtgcaggagctgggcagccccTCCTCGCTCTACATCTTTGTGCAAAATGGCATTGAGTCCACGCTGGAGAGGAGCACCATCTCCCGTGAGCACATGGGagtcctgctctgccagctggtGAAGGCAGGCACGCTCTCCAAGGAGCAGTACTACAAAGg GCTGCGGGAGATCTTGGAGATCGCAGAGGACATGGAGATTGACATCCCACACATCTGGCTATACCTGGCTGAGCTCATCACCCCCATCCTGCAAGAGGAAGGCATCCCCATGGAGGAGCTGTTCAG ggagaTCACGAAGCCCCTGGTGCCCATTGGGAAGGCCACCACACTGCTGGTCGAGGTGCTGGGCTTGTTGTGCAAGGGCATG GGCCAGAAGACCGCAGGGAAGCTGTGGCGGGATGGGggcctgagctggaaggaattcctgccggAGGACCAGGATGTCAACAAATTTGTCACAGAGCAG AAATTGGAGTACACGATGGGGGACAGCTCAGACATGCCAAGCCGCAAGGAGCTGACCTCAGAGGAGCTGTGCAAGCAAATGGACAAACTGCTGAAGGAGAACCCAAACAACCAAAGAATATATGACTGGATTGAG GCCAACCTGAGTGAGCAGCAGGTCTCGTCCAACGCGTTTATCAGGGCCCTGATGACGTCTGTGTGCCACTTGGCCATTGTCT TTGAGAACCCGTACCGCGTGGATTCCATGGTCATCCACAACCAAGCCAAGCTGCTCCAGAAGTACCTGCGGGATGAGCAGAAGGAGCTTCAGGCACTCTATGCCCTGCAAGCCTTGGTGGTGAAGTTGGACCAGCCTCCCA ACCTGCTGCGGATGTTCTTTGATGCCCTCTACGATGAGGACGTCATCAAGGAGGAGGCTTTCTACAAATGGGAGTCCAGCAAGGACCCAGCCGAGCAGCAGGGCAAAGGGGTGGCTCTCAAATCGGTGACAGCCTTTTTCACCTGGCTCCGGGAAGCTGAGGATGAGTCGGACAACAACTGA